Proteins co-encoded in one Colletes latitarsis isolate SP2378_abdomen chromosome 13, iyColLati1, whole genome shotgun sequence genomic window:
- the LOC143349590 gene encoding uncharacterized protein LOC143349590 isoform X2 translates to MAYYNFVANASGTLSLEDLQKICSAEGQSVQLVFEDVNNGDNGSQQFLTYTTAPQNSGQSIFSQQVNLGNQISTTQLEQGQNVFIIKTNSNELTSPQGVLKTTAVNTNTLGGNIVDNKGSKALIGCNNEGQQIQWIKMQKNSINENAVSKQSASSLSAGLVKRKPPRLYQNRNRHPINSVQTGSLCALDRVNVTSNSEIQIQTANVSNIRASTPSLCNKSVSPIGQNVTPISTQTHTSLSTILTRPQASNLIPKNSLIPQQSKMEQTKLKQMQKDQRRQGSNVQRLSNAMPQAVQGSLNCPGQRQQTNVAQQRQHTSSTSQSQFQKQSTLTQKSQYEQQSSLSSPSKNMNSMDIESPESPELTSLTEHTLTNQHTLSSQIESENNSSESIAYLQQVIDNPSNTIVQHQIQGNTAKMLVTFTNGEQRLITFDIPNEDCTVQDLLEQANIVFCGSTSVSLVSDPTLGINYIVDARSGSVMASHDTTESDNSHDNVNTNLDNSHSSPDENSNPVQQIEEPIYIEGMLAVCSHCGISSIDFNRCSRCRRKLPKDVKSIPMSMGMQEKKDTMLSVDTFYKKNNERNSSAKLEKLERDGSVYKRGRGRGRGAVKPRPIHKEPECLTISSDEEEEGKSKKSEGSNNSSFSHIPSNSFTEETETILEKEPVITNNSISSISSDYSMESEDILKDNSVQCPHTSLLCRTVRIGSYKYIPRERVVISQNGVRFGVPLLEDEKSFVTLDVKFQDLVKVLIHFGKSMPVLFFYTCTSTGAMIRELLGMQDPKGPYYDPAGKDHTHKRITLLPEKLSEESKVVLKNLFSRRRLLEELSSKEANDILVRASPKDSSQVQTMSKKDSQSSSLNNTNVNGGIQTITVYPPPPAKGGIAINTEDYLCLGEDQFLNDVIIDFYLKYLTLEVLSESDQHRTHVFSSYFYKRLTSPHTQSVESNVPLSPAAKRHARVQKWTKNVNIFEKDFIIIPINEHAHWFLAIICFPGLVGEVSTSQVRSEENDVRKTVQRSKRLKEIKLQAVTIGSTTLAPVTTTITIDQPDDGSERDEAEGDDEEMEMDSEDDDETEMAEDKSRLPKIEQNLSQENAIIKVPCILIFDSLAGASRARVVATLRDYLSCEYVAKIGSEKVFSKDTIKGASLKVPQQSNFTDCGLYVLQYVESFFKNPIKNYTLPIKTLKNWFEEITVTRKREELSKLLIKLVNSTKGDKNITIPAVNFPTQDGKLKLKVENHVDLKSVKTDVEDKKKSAVDGENRISNNMPNQTENTEPTNEIVNKTTYLTPTIPYSQCTSSNSTESNPTEMLTDPKTSHPRSSSETMSYLKSKRIPRLMLRTESQDDSQVAKKHKGESFDS, encoded by the exons ATGGCATATTATAATTTTGTGGCCAATGCCAGTGGTACGTTATCACTTGAAGATTTACAGAAAATTTGCTCTGCAGAAGGACAAAGTGTTCAGTTAGTTTTTGAAGATGTAAATAATGGTGACAATGGTTCTCAGCAATTTTTAACTTATACCACTGCACCACAAAACAGTGGGCAATCAATATTTTCACAGCAAGTTAATTTAGGAAATCAAATCTCTACAACGCAATTGGAACAAGG ACAAAatgtttttataattaaaacaaATTCAAATGAGTTAACTTCACCTCAAGGCGTATTAAAGACTACAGCAGTTAATACTAATACTCTTGGTGGAAACATAGTTGATAATAAAg GTTCTAAGGCATTGATAGGTTGTAATAATGAAGGACAACAAATACAATGGATAAAAATGCAGAAAAATAGTATTAATGAAAATGCAGTTTCAAAACAGAGTGCATCATCATTGAGTGCTGGACTTGTAAAAAGAAAACCACCTAGGTTGTATCAAAATAGAAATCGACATCCAATAAACAGTGTACAGACTGGATCTTTGTGTGCTCTTGATAGGGTGAATGTAACAAGTAACTCTGAAATTCAAATACAAACTGCTAATGTGTCTAATATCAGAGCATCTACACCTTCATTGTGTAATAAATCAGTTAGTCCTATTGGACAAAATGTGACCCCAATTTCTACACAAACACATACTTCTTTGAGTACAATTCTTACTAGACCTCAGGCTTCCAATTTAATACCAAAAAATTCATTAATACCTCAACAGTCTAAAATGGAACAAACGAAATTAAAACAAATGCAAAAAGATCAAAGACGGCAAGGAAGTAATGTACAGCGATTATCGAACGCTATGCCACAAGCAGTACAGGGTTCATTAAACTGTCCTGGACAACGACAACAGACAAATGTAGCGCAACAAAGACAACATACATCATCTACATCACAATCACAATTTCAAAAGCAATCCACTTTAACACAAAAGTCTCAATATGAACAACAATCTTCGCTTTCATCTCCATCTAAAAATATGAATAGTATGGACATTGAATCTCCAGAATCTCCAGAATTAACATCACTTACAGAACATACATTGACAAATCAACATACTTTGTCATCGCAAATTGAGTCAGAAAACAATTCGTCTGAAAGTATTGCCTATCTTCAACAAGTTATTGATAATCCATCAAATACTATAGTTCAGCATCAAATTCAGGGAAATACTGCAAAAATGTTAGTTACGTTCACTAATGGTGAACAAAGATTAATTACATTTGACATACCAAACGAGGATTGTACGGTTCAAGATTTATTAGAGCAG GCAAACATTGTATTTTGTGGGTCAACGAGTGTTTCTTTAGTTTCTGATCCTACATTGGGTATAAACTATATTGTGGATGCTAGATCTGGTTCAGTTATGGCATCACATGATACGACTGAAAGTGATAATTCTCACGACAACGTAAATACTAATTTAGATAATTCACATAG TTCACCAGATGAGAACAGCAACCCTGTGCAACAAATTGAG GAGCCTATATACATTGAGGGAATGCTTGCCGTCTGTTCTCACTGTGGCATCAGTTCAATCGATTTTAATCGGTGTTCACGATGTAGAAGAAAACTACCGAAGGATGTGAAATCCATACCTATGTCAATGGGTATGCAAGAAAAAAAGGATACCATGTTATCTGTTGAT actttttataaaaaaaataacgagcGAAACTCGTCAGCAAAACTAGAGAAATTGGAACGAGATGGGTCTGTTTATAAACGtggaagaggaagaggaaggggTGCTGTGAAACCAAGGCCTATTCATAAGGAGCCAG AGTGTTTGACAATATCGTCGGATGAAGAGGAAGAAGGTAAAAGTAAAAAATCGGAGGGCTCTAATAACAGTTCATTTTCACATATTCCAAGTAATAGTTTTACCGAAGAAACTGAgacgattctcgagaaggaacCAGTAATTACGAACAATTCTATTTCTAGTATAAGTTCTGACTATAGTATGGAGAGCGAAGATATTCTTAAAG ataatTCTGTTCAGTGTCCCCATACTTCTCTGTTGTGTCGGACAGTAAGGATAGGATCTTATAAATATATTCCCCGGGAAAGAGTAGTAATCTCCCAAAATGGAGTACGATTTGGTGTACCTTTATTGGAAGATG AGAAAAGCTTCGTGACATTAGATGTTAAGTTTCAAGATCTTGTAAAAGTGCTAATTCATTTTGGGAAGTCAATGCCAGTGCTTTTCTTTTATACATGTACTAGTACTGGAGCTATGATTCGTGAATTATTAGGAATGCAAGATCCAAAAGGGCCGTATTATGACCCTGCTGGAAAAG ATCATACGCATAAACGGATAACGTTACTACCAGAAAAGTTAAGTGAAGAATCAAAAGTAGTGCTAAAAAATTTATTCTCACGAAGGCGTTTGTTAGAGGAATTAAGTTCGAAAGAAGCAAACGATATTCTGGTACGGGCATCGCCGAAAGAT AGTTCGCAAGTGCAAACTATGTCAAAGAAAGACAGTCAATCGTCATCGTTAAATAATACAAATGTCAATGGTGGAATACAGac aATAACTGTATATCCACCACCGCCTGCAAAAGGTGGTATAGCCATTAACACTGAAGATTATTTGTGTCTTGGAGAAGATCAATTTTTGAACGACGTAATCATTGACTTCTATTTAAAGTATCTAACATTGGAAGTTTTGTCGGAATCTGACCAACACAGAACTCATGTGtttagttcttatttttataaacgaTTAACGAGTCCACATACTCagtcagttgaaagtaatgtgCCTCTTTCGCCTGCTGCAAAAAGACACGCAAGAGTACAAAAGTGGACGAAAAATGTCAATATATTCGAGAAGGACTTTATTATAATTCCTATTAACGAACA cgcTCATTGGTTTTTGGCTATTATTTGTTTTCCTGGATTAGTGGGTGAGGTTTCTACAAGTCAAGTACGTTCTGAAGAAAACGATGTTCGCAAAACTGTACAAAGAAGCAAACGATTGAAAGAAATTAAACTTCAAGCTGTTACAATTGGAAGCACAACGCTCGCGCCGGTGACAACTACTATAACTATAGATCAGCCTGACGATGGTTCGGAAAGAGACGAAGCCGAAGGCGatgacgaagaaatggaaatggaTAGCGAGGATGAT GATGAAACAGAAATGGCAGAAGATAAAAGTCGTTTGCcaaaaatagaacaaaatctGTCACAGGAAAATGCTATTATAAAAGT GCCGTGCATATTAATATTTGATTCCCTTGCTGGAGCAAGTAGAGCACGAGTGGTAGCGACATTAAGGGATTACTTGAGTTGTGAATATGTTGCAAAAATCGGAAGTGAGAAAGTATTTTCGAAAGATACTATCAAAGGCGCATCGTTGAAAGTTCCTCAGCAATCAAATTTTACTGATTGCGGATTATATGTATTACAATACGTGGAGAGCTTCTTTAAA AATCctataaaaaattatacattGCCAATAAAAACATTGAAAAATTGGTTTGAAGAAATAACCGTAACGAGAAAAAGGGAAGAATTGTCGAAACTATTAATTAAGTTAGTGAATTCAACCAAAGGAGACAAGAATATTACTATACCTGCCGTAAACTTTCCTACACAAGATGGTAAATTAAAACTTAAGGTCGAGAATCATGTTGACCTAAAATCAGTGAAGACAGATGTAGAAGATAAGAAGAAGTCTGCAGTAGACGGAGAGAATCGTATTAGTAACAATATGCCAAATCAAACGGAGAATACCGAACCAACTAACGAGATAGTTAATAAAACGACTTACCTAACCCCGACCATTCCTTATTCTCAATGTACAAGTTCCAATTCGACTGAAAGCAATCCAACGGAAATGTTGACTGACCCTAAAACTTCTCATCCGAG atcaTCAAGTGAAACGATGTCCTATTTGAAATCGAAACGAATTCCCAGGTTAATGTTAAGAACAGAGAGTCAAGATGATTCCCAAGTGGCCAAAAAGCACAAAGGAGAATCTTTTGATtctt AA
- the LOC143349590 gene encoding uncharacterized protein LOC143349590 isoform X3, protein MQKNSINENAVSKQSASSLSAGLVKRKPPRLYQNRNRHPINSVQTGSLCALDRVNVTSNSEIQIQTANVSNIRASTPSLCNKSVSPIGQNVTPISTQTHTSLSTILTRPQASNLIPKNSLIPQQSKMEQTKLKQMQKDQRRQGSNVQRLSNAMPQAVQGSLNCPGQRQQTNVAQQRQHTSSTSQSQFQKQSTLTQKSQYEQQSSLSSPSKNMNSMDIESPESPELTSLTEHTLTNQHTLSSQIESENNSSESIAYLQQVIDNPSNTIVQHQIQGNTAKMLVTFTNGEQRLITFDIPNEDCTVQDLLEQANIVFCGSTSVSLVSDPTLGINYIVDARSGSVMASHDTTESDNSHDNVNTNLDNSHSSPDENSNPVQQIEEPIYIEGMLAVCSHCGISSIDFNRCSRCRRKLPKDVKSIPMSMGMQEKKDTMLSVDTFYKKNNERNSSAKLEKLERDGSVYKRGRGRGRGAVKPRPIHKEPECLTISSDEEEEGKSKKSEGSNNSSFSHIPSNSFTEETETILEKEPVITNNSISSISSDYSMESEDILKDNSVQCPHTSLLCRTVRIGSYKYIPRERVVISQNGVRFGVPLLEDEKSFVTLDVKFQDLVKVLIHFGKSMPVLFFYTCTSTGAMIRELLGMQDPKGPYYDPAGKDHTHKRITLLPEKLSEESKVVLKNLFSRRRLLEELSSKEANDILVRASPKDSSQVQTMSKKDSQSSSLNNTNVNGGIQTITVYPPPPAKGGIAINTEDYLCLGEDQFLNDVIIDFYLKYLTLEVLSESDQHRTHVFSSYFYKRLTSPHTQSVESNVPLSPAAKRHARVQKWTKNVNIFEKDFIIIPINEHAHWFLAIICFPGLVGEVSTSQVRSEENDVRKTVQRSKRLKEIKLQAVTIGSTTLAPVTTTITIDQPDDGSERDEAEGDDEEMEMDSEDDDETEMAEDKSRLPKIEQNLSQENAIIKVPCILIFDSLAGASRARVVATLRDYLSCEYVAKIGSEKVFSKDTIKGASLKVPQQSNFTDCGLYVLQYVESFFKNPIKNYTLPIKTLKNWFEEITVTRKREELSKLLIKLVNSTKGDKNITIPAVNFPTQDGKLKLKVENHVDLKSVKTDVEDKKKSAVDGENRISNNMPNQTENTEPTNEIVNKTTYLTPTIPYSQCTSSNSTESNPTEMLTDPKTSHPRSSSETMSYLKSKRIPRLMLRTESQDDSQVAKKHKGESFDSCK, encoded by the exons ATGCAGAAAAATAGTATTAATGAAAATGCAGTTTCAAAACAGAGTGCATCATCATTGAGTGCTGGACTTGTAAAAAGAAAACCACCTAGGTTGTATCAAAATAGAAATCGACATCCAATAAACAGTGTACAGACTGGATCTTTGTGTGCTCTTGATAGGGTGAATGTAACAAGTAACTCTGAAATTCAAATACAAACTGCTAATGTGTCTAATATCAGAGCATCTACACCTTCATTGTGTAATAAATCAGTTAGTCCTATTGGACAAAATGTGACCCCAATTTCTACACAAACACATACTTCTTTGAGTACAATTCTTACTAGACCTCAGGCTTCCAATTTAATACCAAAAAATTCATTAATACCTCAACAGTCTAAAATGGAACAAACGAAATTAAAACAAATGCAAAAAGATCAAAGACGGCAAGGAAGTAATGTACAGCGATTATCGAACGCTATGCCACAAGCAGTACAGGGTTCATTAAACTGTCCTGGACAACGACAACAGACAAATGTAGCGCAACAAAGACAACATACATCATCTACATCACAATCACAATTTCAAAAGCAATCCACTTTAACACAAAAGTCTCAATATGAACAACAATCTTCGCTTTCATCTCCATCTAAAAATATGAATAGTATGGACATTGAATCTCCAGAATCTCCAGAATTAACATCACTTACAGAACATACATTGACAAATCAACATACTTTGTCATCGCAAATTGAGTCAGAAAACAATTCGTCTGAAAGTATTGCCTATCTTCAACAAGTTATTGATAATCCATCAAATACTATAGTTCAGCATCAAATTCAGGGAAATACTGCAAAAATGTTAGTTACGTTCACTAATGGTGAACAAAGATTAATTACATTTGACATACCAAACGAGGATTGTACGGTTCAAGATTTATTAGAGCAG GCAAACATTGTATTTTGTGGGTCAACGAGTGTTTCTTTAGTTTCTGATCCTACATTGGGTATAAACTATATTGTGGATGCTAGATCTGGTTCAGTTATGGCATCACATGATACGACTGAAAGTGATAATTCTCACGACAACGTAAATACTAATTTAGATAATTCACATAG TTCACCAGATGAGAACAGCAACCCTGTGCAACAAATTGAG GAGCCTATATACATTGAGGGAATGCTTGCCGTCTGTTCTCACTGTGGCATCAGTTCAATCGATTTTAATCGGTGTTCACGATGTAGAAGAAAACTACCGAAGGATGTGAAATCCATACCTATGTCAATGGGTATGCAAGAAAAAAAGGATACCATGTTATCTGTTGAT actttttataaaaaaaataacgagcGAAACTCGTCAGCAAAACTAGAGAAATTGGAACGAGATGGGTCTGTTTATAAACGtggaagaggaagaggaaggggTGCTGTGAAACCAAGGCCTATTCATAAGGAGCCAG AGTGTTTGACAATATCGTCGGATGAAGAGGAAGAAGGTAAAAGTAAAAAATCGGAGGGCTCTAATAACAGTTCATTTTCACATATTCCAAGTAATAGTTTTACCGAAGAAACTGAgacgattctcgagaaggaacCAGTAATTACGAACAATTCTATTTCTAGTATAAGTTCTGACTATAGTATGGAGAGCGAAGATATTCTTAAAG ataatTCTGTTCAGTGTCCCCATACTTCTCTGTTGTGTCGGACAGTAAGGATAGGATCTTATAAATATATTCCCCGGGAAAGAGTAGTAATCTCCCAAAATGGAGTACGATTTGGTGTACCTTTATTGGAAGATG AGAAAAGCTTCGTGACATTAGATGTTAAGTTTCAAGATCTTGTAAAAGTGCTAATTCATTTTGGGAAGTCAATGCCAGTGCTTTTCTTTTATACATGTACTAGTACTGGAGCTATGATTCGTGAATTATTAGGAATGCAAGATCCAAAAGGGCCGTATTATGACCCTGCTGGAAAAG ATCATACGCATAAACGGATAACGTTACTACCAGAAAAGTTAAGTGAAGAATCAAAAGTAGTGCTAAAAAATTTATTCTCACGAAGGCGTTTGTTAGAGGAATTAAGTTCGAAAGAAGCAAACGATATTCTGGTACGGGCATCGCCGAAAGAT AGTTCGCAAGTGCAAACTATGTCAAAGAAAGACAGTCAATCGTCATCGTTAAATAATACAAATGTCAATGGTGGAATACAGac aATAACTGTATATCCACCACCGCCTGCAAAAGGTGGTATAGCCATTAACACTGAAGATTATTTGTGTCTTGGAGAAGATCAATTTTTGAACGACGTAATCATTGACTTCTATTTAAAGTATCTAACATTGGAAGTTTTGTCGGAATCTGACCAACACAGAACTCATGTGtttagttcttatttttataaacgaTTAACGAGTCCACATACTCagtcagttgaaagtaatgtgCCTCTTTCGCCTGCTGCAAAAAGACACGCAAGAGTACAAAAGTGGACGAAAAATGTCAATATATTCGAGAAGGACTTTATTATAATTCCTATTAACGAACA cgcTCATTGGTTTTTGGCTATTATTTGTTTTCCTGGATTAGTGGGTGAGGTTTCTACAAGTCAAGTACGTTCTGAAGAAAACGATGTTCGCAAAACTGTACAAAGAAGCAAACGATTGAAAGAAATTAAACTTCAAGCTGTTACAATTGGAAGCACAACGCTCGCGCCGGTGACAACTACTATAACTATAGATCAGCCTGACGATGGTTCGGAAAGAGACGAAGCCGAAGGCGatgacgaagaaatggaaatggaTAGCGAGGATGAT GATGAAACAGAAATGGCAGAAGATAAAAGTCGTTTGCcaaaaatagaacaaaatctGTCACAGGAAAATGCTATTATAAAAGT GCCGTGCATATTAATATTTGATTCCCTTGCTGGAGCAAGTAGAGCACGAGTGGTAGCGACATTAAGGGATTACTTGAGTTGTGAATATGTTGCAAAAATCGGAAGTGAGAAAGTATTTTCGAAAGATACTATCAAAGGCGCATCGTTGAAAGTTCCTCAGCAATCAAATTTTACTGATTGCGGATTATATGTATTACAATACGTGGAGAGCTTCTTTAAA AATCctataaaaaattatacattGCCAATAAAAACATTGAAAAATTGGTTTGAAGAAATAACCGTAACGAGAAAAAGGGAAGAATTGTCGAAACTATTAATTAAGTTAGTGAATTCAACCAAAGGAGACAAGAATATTACTATACCTGCCGTAAACTTTCCTACACAAGATGGTAAATTAAAACTTAAGGTCGAGAATCATGTTGACCTAAAATCAGTGAAGACAGATGTAGAAGATAAGAAGAAGTCTGCAGTAGACGGAGAGAATCGTATTAGTAACAATATGCCAAATCAAACGGAGAATACCGAACCAACTAACGAGATAGTTAATAAAACGACTTACCTAACCCCGACCATTCCTTATTCTCAATGTACAAGTTCCAATTCGACTGAAAGCAATCCAACGGAAATGTTGACTGACCCTAAAACTTCTCATCCGAG atcaTCAAGTGAAACGATGTCCTATTTGAAATCGAAACGAATTCCCAGGTTAATGTTAAGAACAGAGAGTCAAGATGATTCCCAAGTGGCCAAAAAGCACAAAGGAGAATCTTTTGATtcttgtaaataa